In Isosphaera pallida ATCC 43644, the sequence GCGTGGTCCAGTTGGCCACCGGCAGCGCCTCGGCGGGGAGTTGACCGCGGGCGAACTGGTCGGCGACCTGGACGACCGCCTCAAAACGGTTTGAGCGAGGCGTCGGCGCGTCCGCGGGCAGGCCGGGCTGGTTGAGCCAGGCGTCCAGGTCGATCGTCGCGGCTGCCTGTGGATCGAGTGGGAACAACCGGGTCTGGGTCCAATCCACGAAGTCGGCGGTGCGGATACTCTGAAACGCGAAGTGGTCGAAATAGTCCTTGAGGAACCTATCGAACCGTTCCCGACCAAACGCCTGTTCCAGACGGGTCAACAAGAGCGCTCCTTTTTCGTAGGGCACTTCGGTCAAGCCGTCATCCGGATCGCGTCCGGTCAAGTCAATGTACAGCCGTTGATCCGCCTCGGGCAGATCCTTGAGCGCCTGCTTGAGCGATTCGTAGCCCAGCACCGCCTCCATGTCGCGCCGCTCGGGGCCGTATAACTGTTCAAGAATGCGGCGTTCGAGATAGACGGTGAACCCTTCGTTGAGCCAGAAGTCGCGCCAAGTGGCGTGAGTGACAAGGTTGCCCGACCAGGAGTGGGCCAGTTCGTGGCAGATCAACGCGACCAGCGACTTGTCGCCGGCCAGAATCGTGGGGGTGGCGAAGGTCAAACAGGGGTTTTCCATTCCTCCAAACGGGAAGCTCGGCGGCAGAACCAGGATGTCGTGGCGTCCCCAGCGGTAGGGACCAAACCGCGCTTCGACGGCGGCGATCATCGCCTCGATCTCGTCGAACTCGGCCGCGGCCTTGGGCAGCACCGACGGCTCGGCGAACACCCCGCAACGGGGACCCAGCGGCGCGAAGGCGAGATCGCCGACCGCAAGGGCAATCAAGTAAGGGGGAATGGATTGATCGAGACGAAAGCGGAATAGACCCGGCGGGTCGTCCGGTCGCGGTTGCAGACGTTGGGCCGCCATGAGCGCGGTCAATTCGGGAGGCACCCGGAGGATCGCCTCGAAGGTCAAGCGCGCGCCGGGGGAATCCTGCAACGGCAGCCAGGTCCGCGCTTGGATCGCCTGCGATTGCGAAAACAGGAATGGGTGGCGGCCCCCGGCCGTTTGGACCGGTTCGAGCCATTGCAGTGCACCGGCCTCGGGCGTGGTTCGATACGTGATTTTGACCCGCGTGGTCGCAAACCGCGCGGGGTCGCCCTCGGGCGGCGTCACAATCAGCGCTGAACCCAGAATGGGGTCGTTTCCGTCGAGTCGATAACTAAGCGGACATTCGGGCTCTCCCACGGGACCGACCGCGGCCACCCCGATGATGTCCAGTCCCTTAACATCCAAATAGAGGTGTGTCTCTTTAGGAACGTCGGGGGCGACCTTGAGAGTAAGCGTCGCTTCGCCCTGGAGCCGTTTGGCCTGGAAGTCGGCGGTGAGGTCAAGCGCGAGGTGGTTGACCGCGATTTCCCAAGGGCGGCCTCGGCTGTGGGTGTCAATGTGTTCGGAGGCGGCGGGGATGTTCATAGGAAAATCGGCCCGGGATGAGATGGGGTTCAAAAGGTTCGCCCACGTGAAGGCGATCCAACCCACCAACGTCAGCAGAGTCTGGGACGCGGATGCCGCCAGGAGGAACCATAGCGAGCGATTCGGCAAGGCGTGGTGCTTCATCGTGGAGCATTCCCAGAGGACGACGAAGCGGCAGGCTGGGCGGCGGGCGAGTCGTCCACCATCATGCTCGCCGAGTCGAGCGAAGGACACCAGTGGGTTTCGATGTGTTCGACGACCAATTCCGTGCCGCGCTCGTGGCTGACGTAGGGGGGGGAGGCCGGGTTGTACATCGCGTCGGTCAGGTCGCGCGCCAAAACGCAGC encodes:
- a CDS encoding M1 family metallopeptidase yields the protein MSFARLGEHDGGRLARRPACRFVVLWECSTMKHHALPNRSLWFLLAASASQTLLTLVGWIAFTWANLLNPISSRADFPMNIPAASEHIDTHSRGRPWEIAVNHLALDLTADFQAKRLQGEATLTLKVAPDVPKETHLYLDVKGLDIIGVAAVGPVGEPECPLSYRLDGNDPILGSALIVTPPEGDPARFATTRVKITYRTTPEAGALQWLEPVQTAGGRHPFLFSQSQAIQARTWLPLQDSPGARLTFEAILRVPPELTALMAAQRLQPRPDDPPGLFRFRLDQSIPPYLIALAVGDLAFAPLGPRCGVFAEPSVLPKAAAEFDEIEAMIAAVEARFGPYRWGRHDILVLPPSFPFGGMENPCLTFATPTILAGDKSLVALICHELAHSWSGNLVTHATWRDFWLNEGFTVYLERRILEQLYGPERRDMEAVLGYESLKQALKDLPEADQRLYIDLTGRDPDDGLTEVPYEKGALLLTRLEQAFGRERFDRFLKDYFDHFAFQSIRTADFVDWTQTRLFPLDPQAAATIDLDAWLNQPGLPADAPTPRSNRFEAVVQVADQFARGQLPAEALPVANWTTHEWIHFLESLSDRPNASLVADLERVHHLFHQGNAEIRQRFLMLALRSDPATAWPHVERFLGSVGRRKFLMPLYNELIKTEEGRRRAEAIFEKAKAGYHPIAVDSIARKLAQAAGQVPPANVP